One genomic window of Mucilaginibacter sp. SJ includes the following:
- a CDS encoding serine hydrolase domain-containing protein has protein sequence MSLKYVITSFLLICLFTPFASSAQQHTPDSIDAFVENTMQRKSIPALQLAVIRQGKIVKLKAYGTANLENNIPATDQSIFSINSITKAFTGVAVMQLAEAGKLKVTDPLSMYLDSLPAAWQKITLQQVLTHTSGLPDMLDENEQVMGNGSEKLALQKVSALPMEFNPGDKFSYNQTGYVLIGKIITKLSGMHFTRFIEERQFKVAGMNLTRFGDSYDVIPNSAGAYTMTKLVDGQFVRNKKPGVGYIQFPLFFRTAAGILSTAGDMANWVIALKTGKLLKDEASIKTMWTPAILNNGNIGGFNNLTNGYALGWPTVTRPDHPAVGPVGGGRSAVFVYLKDDLSIVVLTNLMGANPDRFIDEIAGYYIPEMHEVNGFGLSPNLKKLRTALLKQDFKNADAAVNGLKKKDVSFKLSENELNGWGYQLLSQKKQNEALSIFALNTILYPNSANAYDSYGEALELAGEKEKAVVSYKKSLQLNAGNKNAAERVRILSAK, from the coding sequence ATGTCTCTGAAATACGTTATCACATCTTTTTTACTGATCTGCCTTTTTACGCCCTTTGCATCCAGCGCGCAGCAGCATACTCCCGACAGTATAGATGCTTTTGTTGAGAATACCATGCAACGTAAAAGTATCCCGGCATTGCAGCTGGCAGTTATCCGCCAGGGAAAAATCGTTAAATTAAAAGCCTATGGCACTGCCAATCTTGAAAACAATATCCCGGCAACCGATCAAAGTATTTTTTCCATTAACTCCATTACCAAAGCTTTTACCGGTGTAGCAGTTATGCAACTGGCCGAAGCGGGCAAGCTAAAAGTAACCGATCCCTTATCTATGTACCTGGATAGCCTGCCCGCCGCCTGGCAAAAAATAACATTGCAACAGGTGCTAACGCATACCTCGGGCCTGCCCGATATGTTAGATGAAAACGAACAGGTAATGGGCAACGGCAGCGAAAAACTCGCCTTACAAAAAGTGAGCGCCCTGCCTATGGAATTTAACCCCGGCGATAAATTCAGCTATAACCAAACCGGCTATGTGCTCATTGGCAAAATCATCACCAAGCTAAGCGGCATGCATTTCACCAGGTTTATTGAAGAAAGACAGTTTAAAGTAGCCGGCATGAACTTAACACGCTTTGGTGATTCGTATGACGTGATCCCCAATTCGGCAGGCGCTTATACCATGACTAAATTAGTCGACGGGCAATTTGTCAGGAACAAAAAACCGGGAGTGGGTTATATCCAATTCCCCTTATTTTTCCGTACTGCGGCGGGCATCCTGTCTACAGCCGGAGATATGGCCAACTGGGTTATCGCTTTAAAAACGGGTAAATTGCTTAAAGATGAAGCCAGCATCAAAACCATGTGGACCCCGGCCATCCTTAACAACGGTAATATCGGCGGTTTCAACAACTTAACTAATGGTTATGCCCTGGGATGGCCTACTGTAACCCGTCCCGATCACCCGGCTGTTGGCCCGGTTGGCGGTGGCAGGTCGGCCGTGTTTGTGTATTTAAAAGATGACCTGTCTATAGTTGTACTTACCAACCTTATGGGCGCCAATCCCGATCGGTTTATTGATGAAATAGCAGGCTACTATATCCCCGAAATGCACGAAGTAAATGGGTTCGGCCTATCACCAAATCTTAAAAAACTACGGACCGCATTACTTAAACAGGATTTTAAAAACGCTGACGCCGCTGTTAACGGTTTAAAAAAGAAGGATGTTTCCTTTAAACTATCCGAAAACGAACTGAACGGCTGGGGGTACCAACTGCTTAGCCAAAAGAAACAAAATGAGGCGCTTAGCATTTTTGCTTTAAATACAATACTTTATCCTAACAGTGCCAACGCTTACGATAGCTATGGCGAAGCGCTGGAACTTGCCGGCGAAAAAGAAAAAGCAGTTGTTAGCTACAAAAAATCATTGCAATTAAATGCCGGAAATAAAAACGCAGCCGAACGGGTTAGGATACTTTCGGCTAAATAA